The proteins below are encoded in one region of Sulfitobacter sp. SK012:
- a CDS encoding SDR family NAD(P)-dependent oxidoreductase encodes MSSERNIARQASTVGQYADLEGKSVFITGGGSGIGAALTEGFIAQGAKVAFVQRSDATDFCDDVKERYGVAPLFIPCDITDVPALKTAMQQAAEENGPLQILVNNAANDQRHRTEDVDEAYWDRSMAINLKAYFFAAQTAISQMKSNGGGAIINFSSVAYMAGMAGFPAYTSSNAAIVSLTQTLAREFGRDGVRVNALAPGMVITPRQMDLWLTDEGISKQLENQCLPQALVPEDVVGSALFLASSASSMMTGQTLVVDGGFAARG; translated from the coding sequence ATGAGTTCCGAGCGAAACATTGCCCGACAAGCAAGCACTGTCGGGCAATATGCAGACCTTGAGGGAAAATCCGTTTTCATCACCGGCGGCGGGTCGGGAATTGGTGCCGCACTAACCGAAGGCTTCATCGCTCAGGGCGCCAAGGTCGCATTTGTTCAACGCTCTGATGCCACCGACTTTTGTGATGACGTGAAAGAGCGGTACGGCGTAGCCCCCCTCTTTATACCCTGCGACATCACAGATGTGCCCGCGCTGAAAACTGCGATGCAACAAGCCGCAGAGGAAAATGGGCCTCTTCAGATCCTAGTGAACAACGCCGCCAACGACCAACGCCACCGGACAGAAGATGTGGATGAGGCCTATTGGGATCGCTCCATGGCGATCAACCTAAAGGCCTACTTCTTTGCAGCTCAGACCGCGATTTCTCAAATGAAATCCAACGGCGGTGGTGCGATCATCAACTTTTCATCCGTGGCCTACATGGCCGGGATGGCCGGATTTCCGGCCTATACGTCGTCGAACGCAGCAATCGTTTCGCTGACCCAGACCCTTGCCCGAGAATTTGGCCGCGATGGCGTTCGCGTGAATGCACTGGCCCCCGGGATGGTCATCACGCCGCGGCAGATGGATCTATGGCTGACAGATGAGGGCATTTCAAAGCAGTTGGAGAACCAGTGCCTGCCTCAAGCTTTGGTCCCCGAAGACGTCGTGGGATCCGCTCTGTTCCTAGCCTCAAGCGCAAGCAGCATGATGACGGGCCAAACCCTTGTAGTGGATGGTGGTTTTGCTGCGCGCGGTTGA
- a CDS encoding ABC transporter ATP-binding protein, which translates to MADIALQGITKKFGPNTALRGVDIDIKDGEFFVLLGQTGAGKTTTLRVIAGLEKPDSGKVMIEGQDATQWNAAERDVALVLQQYSLYPRLTVRGNLEFPLKSRTHNFTASEIKERVDRAAETLQITGLLDRKVEKLSGGEMQRVSIGRAIVRQPRVFLMDEPLSALDANLRDVLRVELKKLHQELGATFVFVTHDQVEAMSMGDKIGVLNRGKLVQVGTPEEIYNEPLNTFVARSVGTPPMNLIDGVLKGKSAVINAGGHSLPVADPKGSEGQKIQFGIRPENVVIAKDGPVTGRVFDLENHGVIKILTIDVDGTHVHATVPAQMQHNIDDVVQFGWRPEQVLYFDPATGRNLALA; encoded by the coding sequence ATGGCCGACATTGCGCTGCAAGGCATTACCAAGAAATTCGGCCCCAACACCGCATTACGTGGTGTCGATATCGACATAAAAGACGGAGAATTCTTTGTTCTGTTGGGTCAAACGGGTGCCGGGAAAACCACAACTCTGCGGGTGATCGCAGGGCTTGAGAAACCAGATTCCGGCAAAGTTATGATTGAGGGTCAGGACGCGACCCAGTGGAATGCGGCAGAACGCGATGTCGCGTTGGTGTTGCAGCAGTATTCGCTCTATCCGCGCCTGACTGTGCGCGGCAATCTGGAGTTCCCGTTAAAATCCCGGACCCATAATTTCACCGCCAGCGAGATCAAGGAGCGCGTTGACCGTGCTGCTGAAACGCTTCAGATTACGGGCCTGCTGGACCGCAAGGTTGAAAAGCTGTCGGGCGGCGAAATGCAGCGGGTGTCTATCGGGCGTGCTATTGTGCGTCAGCCTCGGGTTTTCCTGATGGACGAGCCTCTGTCTGCCCTGGATGCCAACCTGCGGGATGTGTTGCGGGTTGAGCTGAAAAAACTGCACCAAGAACTGGGCGCAACTTTTGTCTTTGTGACCCATGATCAAGTAGAAGCCATGTCCATGGGTGACAAAATCGGCGTGCTAAACCGAGGTAAGTTGGTACAGGTCGGCACCCCGGAGGAAATCTACAATGAACCACTGAACACCTTCGTGGCGCGCTCTGTTGGAACCCCCCCGATGAACCTGATTGATGGCGTGCTCAAAGGGAAGTCAGCCGTGATTAATGCGGGCGGCCATAGCCTGCCCGTTGCTGATCCTAAAGGTAGCGAGGGACAGAAAATCCAATTCGGCATTCGCCCTGAAAACGTGGTGATTGCGAAGGATGGTCCCGTCACGGGCCGTGTTTTTGATCTCGAAAATCATGGTGTTATCAAGATCTTGACCATCGATGTTGACGGAACCCATGTTCATGCAACGGTACCTGCGCAGATGCAGCACAACATCGATGATGTAGTGCAGTTTGGCTGGAGGCCCGAACAGGTGCTGTATTTTGACCCTGCAACCGGACGTAACCTTGCACTGGCCTAA
- a CDS encoding sugar phosphate isomerase/epimerase family protein, protein MHLSTHNWMRAEPLETTVRRIKKMGYESIEISGEPDQYDTKETLALLKEHDMRCWGAVTLTLGERNLAARDQGQRERSVDYVKSVLTMVSELEGEIITLVPATVGKVVPDGTPEEEWGWVVDATKECFHHAKKVGVRIAVEPLNRFETYFFNRGAQALALADAVSPEVGVCLDAFHLNIEEEDMFQTIRDIGDRLFDFHVADNNRFAAGLGHIDWPRVIQTLRDIGYDGAVTNEFVAPVDRTPAAPYPDMVDTNPVDISPEQLKFIQDHGSSVLTEEFYAEQMQITADTILPLIK, encoded by the coding sequence ATGCATCTATCCACTCACAACTGGATGCGCGCGGAGCCGCTGGAAACAACCGTGCGCCGGATCAAGAAAATGGGCTACGAGAGCATCGAGATTTCGGGTGAGCCAGATCAATATGACACCAAGGAAACGCTGGCGCTTCTTAAAGAGCATGACATGCGGTGCTGGGGTGCTGTGACGCTGACATTGGGCGAACGCAATCTTGCAGCCAGGGATCAAGGTCAACGCGAACGGTCGGTGGATTACGTTAAAAGCGTTCTGACAATGGTCAGCGAGTTGGAAGGCGAAATCATCACATTGGTGCCTGCAACTGTGGGCAAGGTGGTGCCTGACGGCACCCCTGAAGAAGAGTGGGGATGGGTCGTTGACGCGACCAAGGAGTGTTTTCATCACGCCAAAAAGGTTGGTGTGCGCATCGCTGTGGAGCCGCTGAACAGGTTTGAAACCTACTTTTTCAACCGAGGCGCTCAGGCTCTGGCATTGGCTGATGCCGTCAGTCCCGAAGTGGGCGTGTGTCTAGATGCATTCCATCTGAATATCGAAGAAGAGGATATGTTCCAGACAATCCGCGATATCGGTGATCGTTTGTTTGATTTCCACGTGGCCGACAACAACCGGTTTGCGGCGGGCCTTGGCCATATTGACTGGCCTCGTGTGATCCAAACGCTGCGCGACATTGGATATGATGGGGCGGTCACCAATGAATTTGTCGCACCGGTGGACCGCACACCAGCGGCTCCTTATCCCGACATGGTTGATACAAACCCCGTCGATATCTCGCCAGAGCAGCTGAAGTTCATTCAAGATCACGGATCTAGCGTGCTGACTGAAGAATTCTATGCCGAACAGATGCAGATCACGGCAGATACGATCCTACCGCTGATCAAGTAA
- a CDS encoding sugar phosphate isomerase/epimerase family protein, whose product MKTIKGPGLFLAQFASDEAPFNSWDGITKQAADWGYKGVEIPSWDGRLFDMDKAASSKDYCDDLVGKARENGVEITDLSTHLQGQLVAVHPAYDTAFDNFAAPSVRGNPTARQEWAVDQVKKSITASRNLGIDRTVSFSGALAWPYMYPWPQRPAGLVDEAFDELARRWRPIFDHAEDHGVDVCFEIHPGEDLHDGDTFEMLLERVDNHARCNMLYDPSHLVLQCMDYLDHLDIYKDRIRMFHVKDAEFKPTGRKGVYGGYQSWENRAGRFRSLGDGQVDFKSIFSKMATNNFDGWAVVEWECAIKHPEDGAIEGAQFVKDNIIRVTEKAFDDFTQDGADAGANRKMLGLG is encoded by the coding sequence ATGAAGACCATCAAAGGACCAGGCTTGTTTCTGGCACAATTCGCAAGCGACGAGGCCCCGTTCAACTCTTGGGACGGCATTACAAAGCAGGCTGCCGATTGGGGCTATAAAGGTGTCGAAATCCCTTCTTGGGATGGGCGGCTGTTCGACATGGACAAAGCTGCTAGCAGCAAGGACTATTGCGACGATTTGGTAGGTAAGGCACGTGAAAACGGCGTTGAAATCACCGATCTTTCTACGCACTTACAAGGACAACTGGTTGCTGTTCACCCCGCTTATGACACGGCATTTGACAATTTTGCGGCCCCCTCCGTCCGCGGAAATCCAACTGCACGACAAGAATGGGCTGTAGATCAGGTCAAAAAATCCATTACCGCCTCACGCAACCTTGGCATTGACCGCACCGTATCCTTCTCAGGCGCGTTGGCCTGGCCTTACATGTACCCATGGCCTCAGCGCCCTGCCGGTCTGGTCGATGAAGCATTTGACGAATTGGCCCGCCGTTGGCGTCCGATCTTTGATCACGCAGAGGATCACGGTGTTGATGTTTGCTTTGAAATTCATCCGGGCGAGGACCTGCATGATGGCGACACCTTTGAGATGCTACTGGAGCGTGTAGATAACCATGCGCGCTGCAACATGCTCTATGATCCGTCACATCTGGTGCTGCAGTGCATGGACTATTTGGACCATCTCGACATCTACAAAGACCGCATTCGGATGTTCCACGTTAAGGATGCCGAATTCAAGCCGACCGGGCGCAAAGGTGTATACGGTGGTTATCAGTCTTGGGAAAACCGCGCCGGCCGCTTCCGTTCCCTGGGTGATGGCCAAGTCGATTTCAAGTCGATCTTCTCAAAGATGGCGACCAATAACTTTGATGGATGGGCCGTGGTTGAATGGGAATGCGCGATCAAACATCCCGAAGACGGGGCCATTGAAGGCGCGCAATTTGTCAAAGACAACATTATCAGGGTCACCGAAAAAGCCTTTGATGATTTCACCCAAGACGGCGCGGACGCTGGCGCGAACCGCAAAATGCTGGGGTTGGGCTGA
- a CDS encoding NAD(P)-dependent oxidoreductase: MSESKVIFSTHVLHPEVTRDLQALGDYRVASAPTPDAIHTESEGAEIIVVRAKISPGIVIRERGLMACVRHGAGLDMIPVDIATQQGVLVANVPGANAKTVAEHAIWSALALLRKYPMVNSDLRTVGWEAGRRHSNDGRELSGRTFGILGVGNVGRQVAAMAGHGFGCRVIAHTRTPANLPDGVVSVSMDELLMQSDVLVLSCPLTAQTTGIINGGAIAKMKRGAILINVSRGPVTDEVALGKALSSGHLGGAAVDVFVDQPLPRDHPFFDLPNVILTPHMAGITEESMLRMGQGVVTETTRILAGDKPENFCNPEVWDKFRTRFP, from the coding sequence ATGTCCGAGTCTAAAGTCATTTTCTCTACACATGTGCTGCATCCTGAAGTGACACGGGATTTGCAGGCGTTGGGCGACTACCGTGTCGCCTCAGCTCCCACACCGGACGCTATCCACACTGAAAGCGAAGGCGCAGAAATCATTGTCGTACGCGCAAAGATCTCGCCAGGGATCGTCATCCGAGAACGCGGTTTGATGGCATGTGTGCGGCATGGGGCAGGGTTGGATATGATCCCTGTTGATATCGCGACGCAGCAAGGTGTGTTGGTGGCAAACGTACCGGGTGCCAATGCTAAAACCGTGGCTGAACATGCGATCTGGTCGGCGTTGGCGTTGTTGCGCAAATATCCGATGGTGAACAGCGACTTGCGTACGGTGGGCTGGGAGGCTGGGCGGCGGCACTCCAATGATGGTCGTGAATTGTCCGGACGTACGTTCGGGATTTTGGGCGTCGGAAACGTTGGACGCCAGGTTGCAGCGATGGCCGGGCACGGGTTTGGGTGCCGGGTCATTGCCCATACGCGGACACCCGCCAATTTGCCCGATGGTGTTGTGTCGGTCTCTATGGACGAGCTCCTAATGCAGTCAGATGTGCTGGTATTGTCGTGCCCGCTGACGGCTCAGACGACGGGTATCATCAACGGTGGTGCAATTGCGAAAATGAAACGGGGTGCTATCCTGATCAACGTGTCGCGTGGGCCGGTGACCGATGAAGTCGCACTTGGGAAAGCGCTCAGTTCGGGACATCTTGGCGGTGCGGCTGTGGATGTGTTTGTCGATCAACCCTTGCCAAGGGATCACCCATTTTTTGATCTCCCTAACGTGATCCTCACGCCGCATATGGCAGGGATAACCGAGGAGAGTATGCTCCGGATGGGGCAGGGTGTCGTGACAGAAACCACTCGAATATTGGCAGGCGATAAGCCAGAGAATTTCTGCAATCCCGAAGTTTGGGACAAGTTTAGAACCCGCTTTCCTTAG
- a CDS encoding Gfo/Idh/MocA family protein has protein sequence MANQETSSSRPRRIRLGMVGGGRDAFIGGVHRIASRIDDHFELVAGAFSATPEKSKASAADLGVSEDRAYGDFVEMAKREARLKNGIEAVAIVTPNHMHYPAAREFLKRGIHVICDKPMTSTLPDARKLAKLVEKSDALFVLTHNYTGYPMVRQAREMIASGALGKIRLVQVEYVQDWLSEALEQTGQKQAEWRTDPDKSGGGGCIGDIGTHAFNLASFVSDLTIEKLSAELTTFVPGRRLDDNVSVMMRFEGGARGMLWASQVAPGNENTLKLRIYGEKGGLEWSQEDPNYLWHAPLGEPKRLITRNGAGSGAAAGRISRVPAGHPEGYLEGFANIYSEAAHAIRAHDAKLPQPAEVFYPDASDGLKGVEFIDACLRSSKRDAAWVTMG, from the coding sequence ATGGCGAACCAAGAAACATCAAGCAGTCGTCCAAGGCGCATTCGCCTTGGCATGGTCGGCGGTGGGCGCGATGCGTTCATCGGCGGCGTGCACCGGATCGCATCGCGCATAGATGACCACTTTGAGCTGGTTGCCGGTGCCTTCAGCGCGACACCCGAAAAATCCAAAGCCAGCGCTGCTGATTTGGGCGTTTCAGAAGACCGCGCCTATGGTGATTTTGTTGAAATGGCCAAGCGCGAAGCGCGCCTGAAGAATGGGATCGAGGCCGTGGCCATCGTTACCCCCAACCACATGCACTATCCTGCGGCCCGCGAATTCCTCAAGCGCGGCATCCATGTGATCTGCGACAAACCAATGACGTCCACCCTGCCCGACGCCCGTAAACTGGCAAAGCTGGTTGAAAAATCGGATGCGCTCTTTGTTCTGACACATAACTATACGGGCTATCCCATGGTGCGGCAGGCACGCGAAATGATCGCAAGCGGGGCGCTTGGAAAAATCCGACTGGTGCAGGTTGAATACGTTCAAGATTGGCTTTCCGAAGCTCTGGAACAGACAGGTCAGAAGCAAGCGGAATGGCGGACAGACCCCGACAAATCTGGTGGTGGCGGTTGCATCGGTGACATTGGGACCCATGCCTTTAACCTTGCCAGCTTTGTGTCTGACCTCACGATAGAAAAACTTAGCGCGGAACTCACAACATTTGTTCCGGGGCGGCGGCTTGATGACAACGTCAGCGTCATGATGCGTTTTGAAGGTGGTGCGCGCGGTATGCTGTGGGCCAGTCAGGTCGCACCGGGCAATGAAAACACCCTAAAGCTACGGATCTACGGCGAGAAAGGTGGCCTTGAGTGGTCCCAAGAAGATCCAAATTACCTTTGGCATGCACCACTGGGGGAACCAAAGCGGTTGATCACTCGGAACGGCGCAGGATCAGGTGCCGCCGCAGGGCGCATCAGCCGAGTTCCAGCGGGGCACCCTGAGGGGTATCTAGAGGGTTTTGCTAACATCTATTCCGAAGCGGCCCACGCCATTCGCGCCCACGACGCAAAGCTGCCGCAACCCGCGGAAGTATTCTATCCTGATGCGTCGGATGGGTTGAAAGGTGTTGAATTCATTGATGCTTGCCTTCGGTCTTCCAAACGCGATGCGGCTTGGGTCACGATGGGATGA
- a CDS encoding ABC transporter ATP-binding protein, translating to MAQIEMRNVQKFFGTNQVLKDLNLTIEDGEFVVMLGQSGGGKTTALRAIAGLETVTDGKILIDGQEVQDRKAADRDIAFVFQSFSLYPHMTVRENIAFPLRAVRMDAAERDRAIKEVAETLQIAQHLDRKPSALSGGDMQRVAIGRALVRRPQALLMDEPLGVLDAKLRDQMRAEIKRLHIARGSTSVYVTHDQIEAMSLADRIVILHDGVLQQVGAPDEVYLNPINLFVAKFVGSPIMNIADVEISGSNVVLKGASDGFAFDEGLLAGLHKSGSGVSLGIRPEAVLMTHEKTAGYTQAATTNIEPLGSHDIVDVQLGETTLRARTQSGFVKGEGAQVWVNLDPSQAHFFDKKTELNLRGTT from the coding sequence ATGGCACAGATCGAGATGCGTAATGTGCAAAAGTTCTTTGGTACCAATCAGGTACTTAAGGATCTTAACCTGACAATAGAAGACGGCGAATTTGTTGTGATGCTTGGCCAATCGGGCGGCGGCAAAACGACGGCCTTGCGCGCCATTGCCGGGCTGGAAACGGTCACCGATGGCAAAATCCTGATCGACGGCCAAGAGGTACAAGACCGCAAGGCCGCGGACCGAGACATTGCTTTTGTGTTCCAGTCCTTCTCGCTTTATCCGCATATGACAGTGCGCGAAAACATCGCCTTTCCTCTGCGGGCCGTGCGCATGGATGCAGCCGAGCGGGACCGCGCAATCAAGGAGGTTGCCGAGACCCTGCAGATCGCTCAGCATCTTGACCGCAAGCCATCTGCGTTGTCGGGCGGCGACATGCAGCGGGTTGCTATTGGCCGCGCGTTGGTGCGCAGACCCCAAGCCTTATTGATGGACGAACCACTTGGCGTGCTTGATGCCAAATTGCGCGACCAAATGCGCGCTGAAATCAAACGCCTGCACATCGCACGCGGCTCCACCTCTGTTTATGTAACCCATGATCAGATCGAAGCGATGAGCCTCGCGGACCGTATCGTCATTCTACATGATGGCGTTCTGCAGCAGGTCGGTGCCCCGGATGAAGTCTATCTGAACCCTATCAATCTGTTCGTCGCAAAATTCGTGGGTTCTCCCATAATGAACATCGCTGATGTCGAAATTAGTGGATCAAACGTTGTACTCAAAGGTGCGAGCGACGGTTTTGCCTTTGACGAGGGCCTGCTGGCCGGTCTGCATAAATCGGGCAGCGGCGTCTCGCTTGGAATCCGCCCCGAAGCGGTTCTTATGACCCATGAAAAAACGGCCGGATACACACAGGCTGCAACGACCAACATCGAACCGCTGGGCAGCCACGACATCGTCGATGTGCAACTCGGAGAGACCACATTGCGCGCTCGTACGCAAAGTGGCTTTGTCAAAGGCGAAGGGGCACAGGTTTGGGTTAACCTTGACCCATCGCAGGCGCATTTCTTTGACAAGAAAACAGAATTGAACCTGCGGGGAACGACCTGA
- a CDS encoding mandelate racemase/muconate lactonizing enzyme family protein — protein MRITSAQAWWVQIPIETDKQHVSDFGRLRTFDAAILRLETDDGLVGWGEAKNAAGSAGTYGTLVHLLNHEFGPKIIGRDPADITWIWEDLYNGVRAEKARVAGHVMPELARRGMTIAAISAIDIALWDILGKADGKPVWQLLGGRKSDQMRAYASGGWADKDNIGNQLQSYIDQGGFDGVKMRVGAMDGTPYRSAERVIAARKALGPDVDLMVDAHGTFNVADAKRFAYLVRDCDLAWFEEPVTGDDKTGMAEVREASHVPISAGESEATRFDFRDLIVGRCADILQPDPACCGGITEAMRIGTLASSFNLRLAPHLWAGAPCFFAGLQVCAASPASFTVEFSLGANPMIHELSKNPVEVQGGMIAIPEAPGIGLDMNEAAISKFAIKG, from the coding sequence ATGCGAATAACCTCTGCTCAGGCATGGTGGGTTCAGATACCTATCGAAACGGACAAACAGCATGTCAGCGATTTTGGCCGGCTGCGGACCTTTGACGCCGCAATCCTTCGTCTGGAGACTGATGATGGATTGGTTGGTTGGGGTGAAGCGAAAAATGCGGCTGGCAGTGCGGGGACCTACGGCACGCTGGTGCATTTGCTAAATCACGAGTTTGGTCCAAAAATCATTGGCCGTGATCCTGCTGATATTACCTGGATTTGGGAAGATTTATACAACGGTGTGCGTGCCGAAAAAGCCCGCGTTGCTGGGCATGTTATGCCGGAGCTGGCACGGCGTGGCATGACCATCGCCGCGATTAGTGCCATCGATATCGCCCTTTGGGATATTTTGGGGAAAGCCGACGGAAAGCCTGTTTGGCAGCTTTTGGGTGGGCGCAAATCGGACCAGATGCGCGCCTATGCATCCGGCGGGTGGGCCGACAAAGACAACATCGGCAATCAACTGCAAAGCTACATCGATCAGGGTGGGTTTGATGGGGTGAAGATGCGTGTTGGTGCTATGGATGGTACGCCATACCGCTCAGCGGAGCGGGTGATTGCAGCGCGCAAGGCATTGGGCCCAGATGTGGACCTGATGGTGGATGCGCATGGCACTTTCAACGTGGCTGATGCCAAACGATTTGCCTATTTGGTTCGAGATTGTGATTTGGCGTGGTTCGAAGAACCAGTAACCGGCGACGACAAAACCGGCATGGCCGAAGTTCGGGAAGCATCCCACGTGCCAATTTCCGCCGGGGAATCCGAGGCAACGCGCTTTGACTTTCGCGACCTGATTGTGGGGCGTTGCGCGGATATTTTGCAACCTGATCCAGCTTGTTGCGGCGGCATTACCGAAGCGATGCGGATCGGTACGCTTGCATCAAGTTTCAATCTACGGCTAGCACCTCATCTTTGGGCGGGCGCGCCATGCTTCTTTGCGGGGCTACAAGTTTGTGCCGCATCGCCGGCAAGTTTCACGGTCGAGTTCTCTTTGGGGGCAAATCCGATGATCCACGAGCTGTCCAAAAATCCAGTAGAGGTTCAGGGGGGCATGATTGCAATTCCCGAGGCCCCGGGTATAGGGCTTGATATGAATGAGGCGGCGATCAGCAAATTTGCCATCAAAGGATGA
- a CDS encoding sugar phosphate isomerase/epimerase family protein: MFLWTTKVGPEHRSLLADIRETGFDGVEIPIFEGTVSDYAATGRMLDELGLERTAVTANGDPAQNLISDDPAERAAGVDYMNWALECSAALGADRISGPLHSTLGHFSGAGPTSEELDRSIACQRLVGDHAAQNGVTVCLEALNRFECYLLNTMDALAEHIHAIDHPNIRAMYDTFHANIEEADPITALIRNKDVVHHIHISENDRGVPGRGNIPWPETFAAIKQTGYDGWLTIEAFGRGLPDLAAATKVWRDFAETPEAVYRDGFAHIRKSMATAGLKGALYDNSSL; the protein is encoded by the coding sequence ATGTTTTTGTGGACCACCAAGGTCGGCCCCGAACATAGATCTCTTTTGGCCGATATCCGCGAAACTGGCTTTGATGGGGTAGAGATTCCTATTTTTGAAGGCACGGTTTCTGACTATGCGGCCACCGGTCGAATGCTGGATGAATTGGGGCTTGAACGCACCGCCGTCACTGCCAACGGAGATCCTGCGCAAAACCTGATTTCTGATGATCCAGCGGAACGTGCTGCTGGAGTAGACTATATGAATTGGGCGCTGGAATGCTCTGCCGCATTGGGCGCGGACAGGATCAGTGGGCCCTTGCACTCCACACTTGGCCACTTCTCTGGGGCCGGGCCGACATCAGAAGAACTGGATCGCTCCATTGCTTGCCAGCGGCTTGTTGGTGATCACGCAGCGCAAAATGGCGTTACGGTCTGCCTAGAAGCACTCAACCGCTTTGAATGTTATCTTCTGAATACCATGGACGCCCTTGCGGAGCACATCCATGCGATAGACCACCCAAATATTCGCGCGATGTACGACACCTTTCACGCTAACATCGAAGAGGCCGACCCTATTACGGCGCTCATCCGAAACAAAGATGTCGTCCACCACATCCATATCTCCGAGAATGACCGCGGCGTCCCGGGTCGAGGCAACATCCCTTGGCCGGAAACATTCGCGGCAATCAAGCAAACGGGTTATGACGGGTGGCTCACAATCGAAGCATTTGGCCGTGGCCTCCCCGATCTTGCGGCGGCAACCAAAGTTTGGCGCGATTTTGCCGAAACCCCTGAAGCCGTTTACCGCGACGGTTTTGCCCATATCCGCAAATCTATGGCCACTGCCGGATTAAAAGGAGCGCTGTATGACAACAGCAGTCTTTGA
- a CDS encoding FadR/GntR family transcriptional regulator yields the protein MQQKDFLPTLASYLIAVAEANAGKAPSERELAEHFTVSRGQVRESLAILEAMQVIERRAKSGIYLRKDQRGIEQLAFFARAGLPVDPRQIYEAVEVRKIHEIKAAELAAERATEENFVTLEGILAASEKRIAAGEGLSQLDHDFHLEIVRATQNEVFYNLCTTFYVLSEKRLSIYFKEGDRNVRSHQEHQQIYDALRRRDGALSMALMNSHLRGAMSYWSELLEDKDAKPLQ from the coding sequence ATGCAACAAAAGGATTTCCTTCCCACATTGGCGTCATATTTGATTGCTGTGGCTGAAGCTAACGCTGGGAAAGCTCCGTCAGAACGCGAACTGGCCGAGCATTTCACCGTTAGCCGCGGGCAAGTGCGGGAATCGCTCGCCATTCTCGAAGCGATGCAGGTCATTGAGCGGCGGGCAAAATCGGGTATCTATTTACGCAAAGACCAGCGCGGGATCGAACAGCTAGCGTTTTTTGCGCGCGCCGGATTGCCGGTTGACCCGCGCCAAATTTACGAAGCGGTGGAAGTGCGCAAGATCCACGAAATCAAAGCCGCGGAACTGGCCGCCGAACGCGCCACGGAAGAGAATTTTGTAACGCTTGAGGGCATTCTGGCGGCATCTGAAAAACGGATCGCCGCAGGTGAGGGATTGAGCCAGCTTGACCACGATTTCCATCTTGAGATTGTCCGCGCCACTCAGAATGAAGTCTTCTATAACTTGTGCACCACATTCTATGTGCTGAGTGAAAAACGATTGTCGATCTACTTTAAAGAGGGCGATCGCAATGTCCGGTCTCATCAAGAGCATCAACAGATTTACGATGCTTTGCGCAGGCGCGACGGCGCGCTGTCGATGGCATTGATGAATTCGCACCTGCGTGGCGCGATGAGCTATTGGTCCGAGCTTTTGGAAGACAAAGACGCAAAACCATTGCAATAA
- a CDS encoding DUF2585 family protein — MGGISIIVILWVWGQPLICTCGDIQLWVGSIWSSGNSQHIADWYTLSHIAHGVLIVLIGRLIFPKISFNLLFAVAIATGTAWEIVEHTDWVLNQFRDTTVNQGYTGDSVLNAVADYVFMMIGFLVAWMLPSLINLLLIVVLELTAALIARDSLFLEAVMLVHRFEAIETWQQELNPKRVNLTETSETE, encoded by the coding sequence ATGGGTGGCATCTCAATTATTGTTATTCTCTGGGTTTGGGGGCAGCCGCTGATCTGCACCTGTGGGGATATTCAGCTTTGGGTGGGTTCAATTTGGTCAAGTGGAAACTCACAACACATTGCGGACTGGTATACACTTAGCCACATAGCCCATGGGGTATTGATTGTTCTTATCGGTCGCCTGATTTTCCCGAAAATTTCATTCAACCTGCTATTTGCAGTTGCGATTGCGACCGGAACGGCGTGGGAGATTGTCGAGCACACCGATTGGGTCCTGAATCAATTTCGCGATACTACCGTTAATCAAGGTTATACTGGCGACTCGGTGCTCAATGCAGTTGCCGACTATGTATTTATGATGATCGGTTTTTTGGTCGCATGGATGCTGCCGTCACTGATAAATTTGCTGCTCATTGTCGTACTGGAGCTTACAGCAGCGCTGATTGCCCGTGACAGTTTGTTCTTGGAGGCAGTCATGTTGGTTCATCGATTTGAGGCGATCGAAACGTGGCAGCAAGAATTGAACCCAAAACGCGTAAACCTTACCGAAACTTCGGAAACCGAATAG